CTATTTAGAAGAAAATGGTGTAGGGGAAGAGAGAGAGCGCAAGGGTTCTTTGTTTATTCAATATGAACAAGTTGGATTCAcactttcttttctttaaataaaCAAAGCTTGAGTTAACCTAAAGAGTTACAATGTAACTAGGGTTAATATGTGGGTTGTCTGTTATCTCATTGGCAAAAGCAAAGGGTTGGGCAAAAGGCTGTGGGTAAGGGAACAAAGACCTGacaatttggttttggttctttGAATTTATCCAACACTATGGGCTCAAGGCCACCTTCAAAAAGACAAATGAATTAATACAGACGTTAAACATCATCATGAATCAACTTTCACTTTTCTAATATTCTTAGTAAAAAAACAACGCAAAATATTAGGTCACTTAACttctaatatttttagttgttgAATCAACTGTTATAACATAACTACAAAGTCTACAACTGAGGTTGAGATCAAATTATTTGCGACCCACATTCTCTTGTCCAAATGGGAGAGAGTGAAAATAACTTTGATGTAAAGAGATGACAGGCCTCCACATTTATGATCCAGTCCGAGACAGTGGACCACAAAATTGTAGTTGCTTTTAAAAGCCTGCTCCTTTTATTATAGATTGTTATTGAATTCTGAAATCAATTTCTCGTCTTGTTCTCAGGTTGAAAATAGGTCTAGTTTGACGTTTCCGTACACGTTACAGCGTAACAACTtgtaacttaaaatatatacacaCTAAAGCAACTACAAGATCGGCTTAAAACATGATAGTAATATAAAATGAACTTGGATCCTGATGCCTCAACACACGCACTTTGAAGATAACTCAAACACATTTAAGATATTTGAATGaaagatattttgaaattatgtcATATATACGCCTCTTTGGATTTTATAACTTGAAGTATCGAGATTCTGCAATCCCCTTTTGTAACCCATAAATATCTAAGACCTTTTTAGCCCAAAATTTTGATGAATGTATTAGCGCTAGCGCATTACAGCTGAGTGGGTTGAAGTTATACctgaaaatatagttttaaacaattaaatgaaacatttatatcaaacaatttttttaaaaaaaaaatcatcaacttGTTACTCAATATAGGATACTAGTAGTATTTACAACTAATCATTTAACCTCAAGGATAAGTCAGTTAATAGCTTCTGTGTCTCTTCTGTTGTCACGATCATTAGGATCATTGAGCTATACAAACCACTTATCAGCTTGTGTGTGTTCTGTGGGCTTGTTTGTTAGTTTCTTGTCTGAAATCAAGGAAAAGGCAATTGTACGACGATACATTCTGACCTCAAATCATTGATTAGTTTGACCCTAACGAAGAGACAAACTATTCGTGTATATGCATTGAACATGTGGATAGACATGAGCATCTAAACGAAGCACAATCTAGTGGATTAGACTATTTCATTAAACAAGTggagtaaataaaaaatgcaaTATTAACGAACTTATCTTATAGCCCAAGTTGACAAAATGTTGCCAGTTTAAAACTTTAAGCTAATCAAAaagtcaaaaataattataatagttaacCTTTTGAAGATTATTCGAGACAACTTTTACTTGTTTCTGCTCTACTCTCcaagtatatataaataaattgcgGTCTTCGTATTTGATATCTATAGCATAAACCTTCATACTAACAAAAAACTTATTACATTTGCAATCAGCAGTTAATTCCATCCAACGGTTCCGTTTCGAATGAACGATGGCGCGAGTCCAAGGTTTCATTTCTCACCGTTGGATCATCTTTCAGTTAATCATAGTCCTCCACGTGGCTAATGCACAATCGCTCCCGCCACCGAGTCAGGACGAGTTGCAACCGGGTCACGCACCGTCTAAGACCACCGTCTTCGCCGTTCTCGTCACcgcgtttttcttcttcgggttACTATCCGTCTACATCCGCCACTGCACGCGAGCTATGCCCGGACACTCCAACACAAACTCCCGCCGCCGTGCTTTCGACGGATGTTCACGGCGAGGCGGACTTGAAGACGCCGTGGTTGAGAGCTTCCCCGTCTTCGCTTACTCCTCCGTTAAGGAGTCGAAGATCGGAGCCGGCGATCTCGAATGCGCGATTTGCCTTAACGAACTGGAGGATCGCGAGACGGTTCGGTTGCTTCCGGTTTGTAACCATCTCTTCCACGTTGATTGTATCGACGCTTGGCTTTACTCCCACGCGACTTGTCCGGTTTGCAGATTCAATCTAACTGCTAAACCGGTTAAAACGGGAGCGGAAGATCGAGCTCCGGTTAGCGATCACGTCGTGATTGATATTAGGGGAGATTTGGAGGCcgatgaggaagaagagaaaagccGCCACCGGCGGCCGAGTTCTGAGATCGTCGGTAA
The sequence above is a segment of the Brassica napus cultivar Da-Ae unplaced genomic scaffold, Da-Ae ScsIHWf_1269;HRSCAF=1813, whole genome shotgun sequence genome. Coding sequences within it:
- the LOC125596722 gene encoding RING-H2 finger protein ATL32-like, with the translated sequence MARVQGFISHRWIIFQLIIVLHVANAQSLPPPSQDELQPGHAPSKTTVFAVLVTAFFFFGLLSVYIRHCTRAMPGHSNTNSRRRAFDGCSRRGGLEDAVVESFPVFAYSSVKESKIGAGDLECAICLNELEDRETVRLLPVCNHLFHVDCIDAWLYSHATCPVCRFNLTAKPVKTGAEDRAPVSDHVVIDIRGDLEADEEEEKSRHRRPSSEIVGKFPRSNSTGHSMGRLSDGTERFTLRLPEDVRRRIMAAKGRRLKRTRSFDADLMDSGYVVGSGGKSDRVSWADRWGLFVSKSNSGSVGSPNGDSLT